A window from Conexivisphaerales archaeon encodes these proteins:
- a CDS encoding MaoC family dehydratase, with protein MQKEEGPFFEDFKPGMKFRSDKGRTVTDADNIWFTLLTNNTNQIHFNKDYAERYFPGEPFKGRMVVNGFFTLSTVVGLLVEFTSANGFMLGLDGLKFVSPVFSGDTIYAECEVTEIRESKSRPEFGIVKVYTAGFNQRGEKLLEFFRTFMVRRRNAKWEG; from the coding sequence ATGCAGAAAGAAGAGGGTCCCTTCTTTGAGGATTTTAAGCCTGGTATGAAATTCAGAAGCGACAAGGGGAGGACTGTAACAGATGCAGATAACATATGGTTCACCCTTTTAACCAACAATACCAACCAGATTCACTTCAACAAGGATTATGCAGAGAGGTACTTTCCAGGGGAACCCTTCAAAGGGAGAATGGTTGTTAACGGCTTCTTCACGCTATCAACTGTGGTTGGCTTACTGGTTGAATTCACAAGCGCAAACGGATTTATGCTTGGCCTTGATGGTCTTAAATTTGTCAGCCCTGTCTTTTCAGGTGATACAATATATGCAGAATGCGAAGTAACTGAAATAAGGGAATCAAAGAGCAGGCCAGAGTTCGGTATAGTCAAGGTTTATACAGCAGGTTTCAACCAGAGAGGAGAAAAGCTTTTGGAATTTTTCAGGACATTCATGGTAAGAAGAAGAAATGCAAAATGGGAGGGTTGA